In a genomic window of Lacrimispora sp. BS-2:
- the rfbC gene encoding dTDP-4-dehydrorhamnose 3,5-epimerase, giving the protein MRIQIEENIGKIEGLTLIIPEIIRDNKGTFMETFNGQALNSVGLSSKFVQDNQVFNIGSVLRGLHVNINNPQAKLIRVLNGSIFDVVVDLRKSSSTYTKWYGVELNSENRKQLYIPEGFAHGYYVQSNTAEVLFKVTTHWVPNDEIGIAWDSKELGIQWPLKDRTKPIMNEKDANNKSFVDIFGKR; this is encoded by the coding sequence ATGAGAATACAAATCGAAGAAAATATAGGAAAAATTGAAGGACTTACTTTAATTATTCCAGAAATAATTAGAGATAATAAAGGTACGTTTATGGAGACCTTTAATGGGCAAGCATTAAATTCAGTCGGGCTATCCTCCAAGTTTGTACAAGATAATCAAGTTTTCAATATTGGGAGTGTATTACGAGGATTACATGTTAATATTAACAATCCTCAGGCAAAGCTTATAAGAGTTTTGAATGGAAGTATTTTTGATGTTGTTGTTGATTTGAGAAAGAGCAGTTCAACATATACAAAATGGTATGGAGTTGAGCTGAATTCAGAAAATAGAAAACAGTTATATATTCCCGAGGGTTTTGCGCACGGGTACTATGTCCAATCTAACACAGCAGAGGTATTATTCAAGGTTACAACACATTGGGTTCCCAATGATGAAATTGGAATAGCATGGGATTCAAAAGAATTAGGTATTCAATGGCCTCTTAAGGACCGGACAAAGCCTATTATGAATGAAAAGGATGCGAATAATAAGTCATTTGTGGATATATTTGGGAAAAGGTGA
- a CDS encoding glycosyltransferase family 2 protein — protein MVTVIIPIYNQLKYVKRSIDSVIDQIYSDLQIILVNDGSTDGSADVCDEYLKKDSRITVIHKANGGLSSARNAGLEVAQGEYITFLDSDDYLSKTFIKHSIEMCEKHNADISVMDMIYIDEEMNDEIEDNLEEKVFPLSPKKAIEASLYQNLFSCCAPGKLYKKHIFEDIRFPLKKLSEDLAISHRLLNKANKIIYSNLKGYYYRQQQKSIMHIFNPSRLDAIQWAHDIEKFCEDNYPDIIVAAKCRTFNIAIHLLLDISKNSNFDKNFSPILWKDIKRTRKTVLLCRTVRFREKAAAILSFGGSTILRNVWNSRLAIKKF, from the coding sequence ATGGTTACAGTAATTATACCTATATATAATCAACTAAAATATGTAAAACGTAGTATAGATAGTGTAATTGACCAGATATATTCAGATTTACAAATAATATTAGTCAACGATGGATCTACAGATGGATCTGCAGACGTATGTGATGAATATTTAAAGAAAGATAGTAGAATTACAGTAATACATAAAGCAAATGGTGGTTTATCATCTGCAAGAAATGCTGGTTTAGAAGTGGCGCAAGGTGAGTATATAACATTTTTGGATAGCGATGATTATTTATCGAAAACGTTTATAAAACATAGTATAGAAATGTGTGAAAAGCACAATGCAGATATTTCTGTTATGGATATGATTTATATTGATGAAGAGATGAATGATGAGATTGAGGATAATTTAGAAGAGAAAGTTTTTCCTCTGTCTCCTAAAAAAGCAATAGAAGCTTCATTATATCAAAATCTTTTTAGTTGCTGTGCACCAGGGAAATTATACAAAAAACATATCTTTGAAGATATCCGCTTTCCGTTAAAAAAATTATCTGAGGATTTAGCTATTAGTCATAGATTATTAAATAAAGCGAATAAAATCATTTATTCAAATCTTAAGGGATATTACTATAGGCAACAGCAAAAAAGTATAATGCATATTTTTAATCCTAGTAGATTAGATGCGATACAGTGGGCACACGATATTGAAAAATTTTGTGAAGATAACTATCCTGATATTATAGTTGCAGCTAAATGTAGGACGTTCAATATTGCAATTCATCTATTGTTAGATATTTCTAAAAATAGTAATTTTGATAAAAATTTTTCACCTATACTATGGAAAGATATAAAAAGAACACGAAAAACAGTTTTACTATGTAGAACAGTTAGATTTAGAGAAAAGGCAGCTGCCATACTATCTTTTGGGGGAAGTACAATTCTTAGAAATGTATGGAATAGCAGATTGGCTATAAAAAAATTTTAA
- a CDS encoding polysaccharide biosynthesis C-terminal domain-containing protein: MLKNKYMRLVNDMAVFTVGTVLTKLVQFVLMPLYTTYMTTEAYGVAELTNNMSELLFPIVTLCIYEAVFRYVIGSKYSKEEIVTSSIKVLFLSSLFGAILVFFLHFVLHYKYAFYLYLILYAYSFRMLIAYYARGKGYSKLFAISGIVNAFFLALFSVLFLVYFRWDVKGYLLAIAFSYIFSMLFLLIGGGLYKEIRFNIKTNLITRELLRYSMPLIIYNVGYWITTMSGRYILLWNTDVSTAGVYAAVIKMASVINMLQQAFYAAFQLNTSREYESLDKENYFSNIFRLYAASIVMFGSVILCFSPLLAKITLKYEFYAAKEFLPLILFIAIIDCLFCFLKTMYTTYKYTKRAVPSMLIGSIVNVVVCLLTVNKYGIWGICIASLLCYISQALYRVIDVKKFVNIRYDWKIIISGLAALSIQVILLTKENISGIVIACFIAILVFVFNFIYYKKEIMQVVNKVVKNI, from the coding sequence ATGTTAAAGAATAAATATATGAGACTAGTCAATGATATGGCAGTATTTACTGTTGGTACAGTATTAACTAAACTTGTTCAATTTGTATTAATGCCTTTATACACGACCTATATGACGACTGAAGCATATGGGGTTGCCGAGTTAACAAATAATATGTCGGAATTATTGTTTCCGATTGTTACTTTGTGTATATATGAAGCTGTATTTAGGTATGTTATAGGCTCTAAATATTCTAAGGAAGAAATAGTTACCTCAAGTATAAAAGTTCTTTTCTTATCTTCATTATTTGGGGCAATACTTGTATTTTTTTTACATTTTGTATTGCATTATAAATATGCATTTTACCTATATCTAATTCTTTATGCGTATTCGTTTCGTATGCTGATAGCATATTATGCTAGAGGAAAAGGATATAGTAAATTGTTTGCAATTAGTGGAATAGTTAATGCGTTTTTTTTAGCCTTATTTAGTGTCTTATTTCTTGTATATTTCAGATGGGATGTGAAAGGCTACTTATTAGCTATTGCCTTTTCATATATTTTCTCAATGCTTTTTTTGTTGATTGGAGGTGGCTTATATAAAGAAATAAGATTTAATATAAAAACAAATCTGATTACAAGAGAGTTATTAAGATATAGCATGCCATTAATTATCTACAATGTAGGCTATTGGATTACAACAATGTCTGGCCGATATATACTATTATGGAATACAGATGTATCAACTGCAGGTGTATATGCAGCTGTAATAAAAATGGCATCCGTAATTAATATGCTACAGCAAGCTTTTTATGCAGCATTTCAACTAAATACATCAAGAGAATACGAAAGTTTAGATAAAGAGAATTATTTTTCAAATATATTTAGATTATATGCAGCAAGTATAGTTATGTTTGGCTCTGTTATTTTATGTTTTTCGCCTTTGCTTGCAAAAATAACATTAAAATATGAATTTTATGCAGCAAAAGAATTTTTACCGCTTATTTTATTCATTGCTATAATTGATTGCTTGTTTTGTTTTTTAAAAACAATGTATACTACATACAAATATACAAAAAGGGCTGTGCCAAGTATGTTGATAGGGTCGATTGTTAACGTTGTAGTCTGTCTATTAACTGTAAATAAATATGGTATATGGGGGATTTGTATAGCAAGCTTATTATGTTATATTTCTCAAGCTTTGTATCGGGTTATAGATGTTAAAAAATTTGTAAATATTAGATATGATTGGAAAATTATAATTTCAGGATTAGCGGCTTTATCTATTCAAGTTATTCTTCTTACTAAAGAAAATATTTCAGGCATAGTTATTGCATGCTTTATTGCTATACTTGTATTTGTTTTTAACTTTATATATTATAAAAAAGAAATAATGCAAGTTGTAAACAAAGTGGTTAAAAATATATAA
- a CDS encoding sugar transferase, protein MYQKRKTIENILILLIDIICIWISICLAFVIRYGLFLGIYRNRDSLWQVIIITLLYGSVVFITDTTRHFFRRGYFEEITSVIRGQSMLSIFWVVTLFLLHRSSELSRLVYGYFIILSVILIFIGRISFKLFMIKIYKTSKYSNRLLVVTTMEKIEDVIKNVIEYNEWSRILTGIALTDQSLVGEAICGMPVVADKDTLIDYVVHHNVDEVFINDTSAISGKLLEQWVSVLRNMGIIVDVNIDIFDITEGGEKALNRVGKYSVVTFARNIFSTRQIAAKRLLDITGSIVGIIILGITAIFVAPAIKMESPGPVFFGQTRIGKNGRKFTFYKFRSMYQDAEQRKKELMKKNEVKGLMFKLENDPRITKVGNFIRKTSIDELPQFWNVLRGDMSLVGTRPPTADEYEQYEAKHKCRLSMTPGMTGLWQISGRSDIKDFDEVVKLDMQYIDNWSILKDIKILILTVWVVLIGKGSR, encoded by the coding sequence ATGTATCAAAAGAGAAAAACGATTGAAAACATACTAATATTATTAATAGATATTATCTGCATATGGATAAGCATTTGTCTAGCCTTTGTAATCCGCTATGGTTTGTTTTTGGGTATTTATAGAAACAGAGATAGTCTATGGCAGGTAATTATCATCACCCTATTATATGGATCAGTTGTATTTATTACTGATACCACAAGGCATTTTTTTCGAAGGGGTTACTTTGAAGAAATTACATCAGTAATCCGGGGGCAGTCAATGCTTTCTATTTTCTGGGTTGTGACATTATTTTTGCTTCATAGGAGTAGTGAATTATCCAGGTTAGTTTATGGATATTTTATTATTTTAAGCGTAATATTAATATTCATTGGCAGAATCTCATTCAAGCTTTTTATGATAAAAATCTATAAAACCAGTAAATACAGCAATAGGCTTCTTGTTGTGACTACTATGGAAAAAATAGAAGATGTAATTAAAAATGTCATCGAATATAATGAGTGGAGTCGGATACTGACAGGTATTGCTTTAACAGACCAGTCTTTAGTGGGAGAAGCGATATGCGGCATGCCCGTTGTTGCAGACAAAGATACTCTGATCGATTATGTTGTTCACCATAACGTGGATGAAGTTTTTATTAACGATACCTCTGCAATTTCCGGCAAACTATTGGAACAATGGGTTTCTGTGCTGAGAAATATGGGAATTATTGTAGATGTAAATATAGATATTTTTGATATTACTGAGGGGGGAGAAAAGGCACTGAACCGTGTTGGAAAATATTCTGTGGTCACCTTTGCCAGAAATATTTTTTCTACCAGACAAATCGCTGCAAAAAGGCTGTTGGATATTACTGGAAGCATAGTTGGCATTATCATACTGGGGATTACAGCGATTTTTGTTGCCCCTGCAATAAAAATGGAATCTCCCGGCCCGGTATTTTTTGGACAGACCAGAATCGGAAAAAATGGCCGGAAATTTACGTTTTATAAATTTCGCTCTATGTATCAGGATGCGGAGCAAAGAAAAAAGGAACTGATGAAAAAAAATGAAGTGAAAGGACTTATGTTTAAGCTGGAAAATGATCCAAGAATAACCAAGGTAGGCAACTTTATCCGAAAGACCAGTATTGATGAGCTTCCTCAGTTTTGGAATGTATTACGTGGAGATATGAGTTTAGTGGGGACCCGGCCACCGACGGCTGATGAATATGAGCAATATGAGGCAAAGCATAAATGTCGACTAAGTATGACGCCTGGTATGACTGGATTGTGGCAGATCAGCGGCAGAAGTGATATTAAGGATTTTGATGAGGTAGTGAAGCTTGATATGCAGTATATTGACAACTGGTCAATTTTAAAGGATATAAAGATCCTGATATTGACAGTCTGGGTAGTATTGATCGGTAAGGGATCCAGATAA
- a CDS encoding EpsG family protein, translating to MRGIQLYLFLMFTMFTFLMSLRALSVGVDTAPYSRIYGIIINSGSYKNALTRAPLSAPIYILICKILGSFSSNPQILIVFSSLFVNTGLFVFIMRVSDDVVMSTFCWMGLALFYCSMNGNRQCMALVLVLNALVYLTHNIKSIKGWILVLIALGIHSTCLISLVAIAGIIIANKLKENQLIFIVSAIGSVMASILLNKIIPLFLRLFPRYSMYVTGESPFSIFVSNGGGRIVLVYIFLLGICIVWLLTNKNSNISLDVFHSKMFPAVIFCSFFGILNCKNELINRMLWFYIAIFISFIPASLKKYRGIVKFALQTGIIVVLGAYSIFSLLENHNGVVPYTFFGK from the coding sequence GTGCGCGGTATACAACTATATTTATTTCTTATGTTTACTATGTTTACTTTTTTAATGTCGTTAAGAGCGCTATCTGTAGGTGTTGATACTGCTCCTTATTCTAGGATTTATGGGATTATTATTAATTCAGGATCATATAAAAATGCGTTAACAAGAGCACCCTTATCAGCACCAATATATATTCTGATTTGTAAAATATTAGGTTCTTTTTCGAGTAATCCACAAATACTGATAGTTTTTTCTTCGTTATTTGTTAATACTGGACTTTTTGTATTTATAATGCGAGTGTCAGATGACGTAGTTATGTCTACGTTCTGCTGGATGGGACTTGCTTTATTTTATTGTAGTATGAATGGTAATAGACAGTGTATGGCTTTGGTTCTTGTATTAAATGCCTTAGTTTATTTAACACATAACATAAAATCTATAAAAGGGTGGATACTTGTGTTGATAGCACTGGGGATCCATTCGACTTGTTTAATATCACTTGTTGCGATAGCTGGTATTATTATAGCTAATAAGCTTAAGGAAAATCAACTAATATTCATAGTTTCGGCTATTGGAAGTGTTATGGCCTCAATATTACTAAATAAAATCATCCCCTTATTTTTGCGTTTGTTTCCAAGATATAGCATGTATGTAACGGGCGAGTCACCATTTTCAATCTTTGTAAGTAATGGCGGAGGACGTATAGTTTTAGTTTACATTTTTTTATTGGGTATTTGTATCGTGTGGTTGCTAACAAATAAAAATAGTAATATTTCATTAGATGTGTTTCATAGTAAAATGTTTCCGGCTGTAATCTTTTGTTCTTTTTTTGGTATATTAAATTGTAAAAATGAGTTGATTAATAGAATGCTCTGGTTTTACATTGCTATATTTATCAGTTTTATCCCAGCATCTTTAAAAAAATATAGGGGTATAGTGAAATTTGCTTTACAGACAGGAATTATAGTGGTGTTAGGAGCTTATAGTATCTTTTCTTTACTAGAAAACCATAATGGTGTGGTACCATATACTTTTTTTGGAAAATAG
- a CDS encoding radical SAM protein: MAKIKRLVLGLIPNQKCNLKCEYCYISQVEAWDEPTSLKFSPKHISKCLSKERLGGISLINLTGNGETMLQPDIVELIGALLQEGHYVEVVTNGTVTKHINKVLEYPEEWLSRLFFKISFHYKELKRLNIMDKFFDNVKAIHNAGASFSLELMAYDEIEKDIEDIKAVCKKNVGAVCQATIGRNDKRKDKGLLSKHSNAEFRAVWKSLDSDMMDFKLKVIGIKRKEFCYAGSWSLFVNMYTGESQPCYWQPYNQNLFKNPDKPIKFVPVGYTCTQPYCTNAHAHMTWGIIPELRTPTYCSMRNRKCDGGEEWLTSGCKEFFSSRLWESNKEYTKFDKFTHTISYPFRLIKWFLRDYKNNVRRLQNYMKRIDK; this comes from the coding sequence ATGGCAAAAATAAAGCGACTTGTGTTGGGATTAATACCGAATCAAAAGTGTAATCTAAAATGTGAGTATTGCTATATATCACAGGTAGAAGCATGGGATGAACCAACGTCTCTTAAATTTTCACCTAAGCATATCTCTAAATGTTTATCCAAAGAAAGGCTGGGTGGGATTTCGCTGATTAATCTAACGGGAAATGGTGAAACTATGCTTCAACCAGATATTGTAGAATTGATAGGTGCTCTTTTACAAGAAGGACATTATGTTGAAGTTGTGACAAATGGAACGGTGACAAAACATATTAATAAAGTATTAGAATATCCTGAAGAATGGTTATCACGTCTGTTTTTTAAAATTTCATTTCATTATAAGGAATTAAAGCGTTTAAATATAATGGATAAATTTTTTGATAATGTAAAAGCTATTCATAATGCGGGAGCTTCATTTTCCCTAGAATTAATGGCATACGATGAAATTGAGAAAGATATAGAAGATATAAAAGCGGTTTGTAAAAAAAATGTAGGGGCTGTCTGTCAGGCGACTATTGGTAGAAATGATAAAAGAAAAGACAAAGGATTATTATCTAAACATAGTAATGCGGAGTTTAGAGCAGTTTGGAAATCTTTAGATTCAGATATGATGGATTTCAAATTAAAGGTTATTGGTATTAAAAGAAAAGAATTCTGTTATGCGGGATCTTGGAGTTTGTTCGTAAATATGTATACTGGAGAATCCCAACCATGTTATTGGCAACCATATAACCAGAACCTATTTAAAAATCCAGATAAACCTATTAAGTTTGTGCCGGTAGGATATACTTGCACACAACCATATTGTACGAATGCACATGCACATATGACGTGGGGAATAATACCAGAATTAAGGACTCCTACATATTGTTCGATGAGAAATAGAAAATGTGATGGTGGAGAGGAGTGGTTAACTTCAGGCTGTAAAGAGTTTTTTAGTTCTAGATTATGGGAATCGAATAAAGAGTATACAAAATTTGATAAATTCACTCACACTATTTCTTATCCATTTAGATTAATAAAATGGTTTTTACGTGACTATAAAAATAATGTTAGAAGATTGCAAAACTATATGAAGAGGATTGATAAATAG
- a CDS encoding SGNH/GDSL hydrolase family protein, translating into MKIMYIVYKVFSKVGQKISYRINKNRIDKNRINKNNNLNYYELDSDRLFKSFKRLPESITKQYSKGIWVNSQYSAGLKLGFVTASSIVNIKILYKKKSVFNHMSIKGISGVDVYVKNDSSYKWITCISPLSNIEMIAECELDLQKGDKQVELFLPPFAQIERILVGVDHDYKLNMVTNSYNDSILIYGSSISQGSAASRPSMSYGNIIARKLKCDIVNMGFSESAKGEEELINYIASINSKVIIMEYDHNVTVEELKKTHYNVYEIFRKYNQNSLIIMMTRFSGGLSITLSEERQRIAIVKETFERAINNGDYNVEIVYGNNIFPSCKDDYFVDDRHPNDIGMMLIAECICDVIWKRGLYD; encoded by the coding sequence ATGAAAATTATGTATATAGTATATAAAGTATTTAGTAAAGTTGGTCAGAAAATATCTTATAGAATTAATAAAAATAGAATTGATAAAAATAGAATTAATAAAAATAATAATTTAAATTATTATGAATTAGATAGTGATAGATTATTCAAAAGTTTTAAGAGACTTCCAGAAAGCATTACTAAACAATACTCTAAAGGTATTTGGGTTAATAGTCAATATTCAGCAGGATTAAAACTCGGTTTTGTAACAGCATCAAGTATTGTAAATATAAAAATACTATATAAGAAAAAAAGTGTATTTAATCATATGTCAATTAAAGGAATAAGTGGTGTGGATGTTTATGTCAAAAATGACTCATCATATAAATGGATAACGTGTATATCTCCATTATCTAATATTGAAATGATAGCTGAATGCGAATTAGATTTGCAAAAGGGAGATAAGCAAGTTGAGTTATTTCTACCGCCTTTTGCACAGATAGAACGTATTTTAGTTGGAGTAGACCACGATTATAAATTAAATATGGTAACTAATTCATATAATGATTCAATTTTGATTTATGGTTCTAGTATATCTCAAGGAAGTGCAGCATCAAGGCCATCTATGTCGTATGGAAATATTATTGCAAGGAAATTAAAGTGTGACATAGTTAATATGGGATTTTCGGAATCTGCAAAAGGGGAGGAAGAATTAATTAATTATATTGCATCTATAAATTCTAAAGTAATTATTATGGAATATGATCATAATGTCACTGTTGAAGAGTTAAAGAAAACCCATTATAATGTATATGAAATTTTTAGAAAATACAATCAAAATAGTTTAATTATAATGATGACGAGGTTTTCAGGTGGTCTATCAATAACTTTGTCAGAAGAACGTCAAAGAATAGCTATTGTTAAAGAAACATTTGAGCGTGCTATAAATAACGGAGATTATAATGTAGAGATAGTATATGGAAATAACATCTTTCCGAGCTGTAAGGATGACTATTTTGTTGATGATAGACACCCGAATGATATAGGAATGATGTTAATAGCAGAATGTATTTGTGATGTTATTTGGAAAAGAGGACTTTATGATTGA
- a CDS encoding polysaccharide pyruvyl transferase family protein: MIEEIKKLMKLILPANIILQIKMKSDIFYYSKLIKEIEIEQNSCAFIIGTPIHTNLGDHLITLAERYYISKIGFDKKVIEIPTEMYQLYKKRLESAISSNSVIFINGGGWMGNLWPVEELLIQDMLSTFQKNRIIIFPQTIYYDKNMLPYSELIRSSRNALLKCDNLTLFVRDRQSYDFAVNNFGVCTFLVPDIALAYYNKAPRIPNEDRKNIAGICLRADRETSRSNEVEQIVLKLLKKNDLITEKIDTMSKKRVPFSIREETVHNRLMEFSKRKIIFTDRLHGMIFSFLTDTPCIVLDNKTQKVSGVHKEWLKNCPHIFTILNEVDEEKLNAFIKSVIYNKVDCEITYKSEFDCLKEEILNGKNKATCVGINTESKV; encoded by the coding sequence ATGATTGAAGAAATTAAAAAGTTAATGAAGTTAATATTGCCGGCGAACATTATTTTGCAAATAAAAATGAAATCGGATATCTTTTACTATTCTAAATTAATAAAAGAGATAGAAATAGAACAGAATTCTTGTGCATTTATTATAGGGACTCCAATACATACTAACTTAGGTGATCATTTAATTACTTTAGCGGAAAGATATTATATAAGCAAAATTGGTTTTGATAAAAAGGTGATTGAGATTCCTACCGAGATGTATCAATTATACAAGAAACGGTTGGAGAGCGCTATTTCTAGTAATTCTGTCATATTTATAAACGGTGGAGGCTGGATGGGGAACCTTTGGCCTGTTGAAGAGTTACTAATTCAAGATATGCTCTCTACTTTTCAAAAAAACAGAATAATAATTTTTCCACAAACTATCTATTATGATAAAAATATGCTACCATATTCTGAACTAATAAGATCTTCTAGGAATGCATTATTAAAGTGCGATAATTTAACTTTATTTGTAAGAGATAGACAATCATATGATTTTGCTGTTAATAATTTTGGAGTATGTACTTTTTTGGTTCCGGATATAGCATTAGCTTATTATAACAAAGCACCAAGAATCCCAAATGAAGATCGAAAAAATATTGCGGGAATTTGTCTTAGAGCAGACAGAGAAACTAGTAGAAGTAATGAGGTAGAGCAAATTGTTCTGAAGCTGTTGAAAAAGAATGATTTAATTACTGAGAAAATAGATACAATGTCTAAAAAGAGGGTTCCATTTTCGATAAGAGAAGAAACTGTACATAATCGTTTAATGGAGTTCTCCAAAAGAAAGATAATTTTTACGGATAGATTGCACGGCATGATTTTTTCCTTTTTGACAGATACTCCATGTATTGTTTTGGATAACAAGACACAAAAAGTTTCTGGTGTTCATAAGGAATGGTTAAAAAATTGCCCTCATATCTTTACTATTCTCAATGAAGTTGATGAAGAGAAATTGAATGCATTTATAAAAAGTGTAATTTACAATAAAGTTGATTGTGAAATTACATATAAATCAGAATTTGATTGCCTAAAGGAGGAAATATTAAATGGCAAAAATAAAGCGACTTGTGTTGGGATTAATACCGAATCAAAAGTGTAA
- a CDS encoding glycosyltransferase family 8 protein: MNVLYTCDDNYIWVMGISIISLYQNNTENDDLNVFLLGDHISDVNKNILKDIAGKYNRIISIIDIPMLDIPKELVSRRWPISAFTRLFSAELLPDRLDKILYLDCDTIINSDIKELESIDMHHYIFYGVKDCIGSSYKKNIGLSNNALYVNAGVLLIDLNELRKVNVYEVLSNYLKRYIAYINYADQDLLNGAFAGYIGILDPKYDVMTIMSVYTYEEIKTLRKPTNYYEKKEIINAISEPVIIHYTTNMLTIRPWYNNSNHPYMDYFIRYYQMSPWSDKKLDDFIFKTKESKIIRIIQMLPRRIANKLLGIIHSELNPKYIFLKAKIKLGKIY; the protein is encoded by the coding sequence ATGAATGTTTTATATACATGTGATGATAATTATATTTGGGTAATGGGGATTTCAATAATATCTCTTTATCAAAATAATACTGAGAATGATGATTTGAATGTGTTTTTATTAGGTGATCATATTTCTGATGTAAATAAAAATATTTTAAAAGATATTGCTGGAAAATATAATCGCATAATTAGCATTATTGATATCCCAATGTTAGATATCCCGAAGGAATTAGTTTCAAGGCGATGGCCGATTAGTGCCTTCACTCGATTGTTTTCAGCGGAATTGTTACCTGATAGGTTAGATAAAATTTTATATCTTGACTGTGATACAATTATTAATAGTGATATTAAGGAACTAGAATCTATAGATATGCATCACTATATCTTTTATGGAGTTAAAGATTGTATAGGTAGTTCATATAAAAAAAATATAGGTTTATCTAATAATGCACTATATGTGAACGCAGGAGTATTACTAATTGATTTGAATGAGTTAAGAAAAGTAAACGTTTATGAAGTATTAAGTAATTATTTAAAAAGATATATAGCATATATAAATTATGCAGATCAAGATTTATTAAATGGTGCTTTTGCTGGATATATTGGGATTCTTGATCCAAAATATGATGTGATGACTATCATGTCAGTTTATACTTATGAGGAAATTAAAACATTAAGAAAGCCCACAAATTACTATGAAAAAAAAGAAATTATTAATGCAATAAGTGAACCGGTAATTATACATTATACAACAAATATGCTAACAATAAGACCTTGGTATAATAATTCAAATCACCCATATATGGACTATTTTATAAGATATTACCAGATGAGTCCATGGAGCGATAAAAAATTAGATGACTTTATATTTAAGACAAAAGAATCAAAAATAATAAGGATTATACAGATGTTGCCTAGAAGAATAGCCAATAAATTATTAGGAATTATTCACTCTGAATTAAATCCTAAATATATTTTTTTAAAGGCTAAAATAAAGTTAGGCAAAATCTATTGA